The DNA segment CGACCGCCACCATGGCCGAACTGCCCCGAAGCGCCGGGAACGGCGTCCCGCGCTGATCACCCGTCGCCAGAAGCCGTTCCTTGGCCTCGGCAAGAGTTAGTGGAGCCTGGTCCGGAACGCCCACAACACTCCTCCTGAAAGAGCGACACACGCGGCGCCGACGATCACCGAAGCCCACGGTGCGCCGACGGCCGCCTGGAGCCCCATGTAGGCCCCCGCCAGCATCAGCCCTACGCCAGCGAGCACGAGCACGGCGATGCCAAGAAGAAGGACAGACAGAACGCACAACTCGGTGACCGCCCGGCGCAGCGTTCGCCCCTCGGCTTCGGCAAGCTCCGCGACCCTCACCACAAACTGTGACAGCGTCTTGAGCACCGCTTATCGCCGCAACATGAAGCCAATCAGGGCGCCAACGCCCAAGGCGATCCCGACCGCCATGAGCGGACGTTCCTCGATCCGCTTCTCGAGGGTGTGAACGTTCTCCTTGCCAGCCGCGACGGCGGTGTCGACCGCGGAGTGCACGCGGCTCTTCACCACTCCCGAGGCGTCCCGCAGCAGTTCGTTGAAATCGACCCGGAGTTGCACAAGATCGCCCTTGATCGAGTCAAGGTCGTTCCGCAGGTCCGCCTCGTCAGAACGCGACGCTTTGGCTGGGTGGCTCGAAGTCGTCATGGCGTGCTCCTTGCAGGCTGGTTGTGTTTTCGTACCAACCACCCCGGCGCACGCGGTATTCCCCCGATTACACGATGCGAGGATCTACCCAGCGGTACAGCACGTCGACGATCAGGTTGAAGAGAATCAGCATCACCGCGTATACGAGCACGACGCCGATGATGAGAAACAGGTCCTTGTTCAGCACCGCGTTGACAAAGTGCTGCCCCATGCCTGGGACGCTGAACACCTTCTCGACGACAAACGACCCGGTCATGGCGCCCGCCGCGGCGGGACCAAGAAAACTCAGCACGGGCAGGAGCGCGTTCTTGAGGGCGTGGCGCAGGACAACCCGCGACTCCGGAAGTCCCTTCGCGCGAGCCGTGCGGATGAAGTCCGACGACAGAGCCTCGATCATGCCGAGGCGGGTCAATCGGGCGATGTACGCGGCGAACGGCAGGCTGAGAGTCAGCGCCGGCAAGACTGCGGCACGGGGACCCCAGTTCGCCACAGGGAACAGCGGGATCCACACGCAGAACACAAGCAGGAGCACCGTCCCCACGACAAACGTCGGCACGCTGATTCCGATGAGCGAAAGGGCGAGCGTGGCGTGGTCTGCCGCGGAGCCGGGCCTCACCGCGCCGACAACGCCGACCCCGACGCCCAGCACGAGCGCGATCAGAATGGCGCCGGCTCCAAGCGACATCGACACGGGCAGGCTGGACCCGATGATCTCGTTGACCGTCCAATCCGGGTAGTTCAGGCTCGGACCGAGATCAAACACCGGCCCACCGCGTGGGCCTCCCGCGGCCGCCCGCGCGAGGTAGCTCGCACCGGATGCGTTTGCCAGGTACGACCGATAGAAGCCCCAGAAGCTGTCGAGGTTGTATTGCTTCTGCATCATCTCGATGACCTCGGGCGGCGGCCGTCGCCCCTCTGGTCGTTCGAGCGGGTTGCCCGGGACGCTCCACGCCAGTATCAGCGTGATCGTGTACACCGCCGCGAGAATGAGCGGAAGCGCCAGCAGACGCCGAGCGATCAGCCCGATCATGGATTCCCCCGGTCCGGAAGCGACAACGCCCTCTCGCGGCCGATTGAATCGCCGAGTATGTCGATCCGGGACAGGTCCTGATCCTGACGCGGGTGGGACGTAATACCGCTCACCCGGTGCGCATCGAAGAGGTAGACCAGCGAGTAGTGATGGATTGGCAGGATCGGCAGGTCTTCCTCCACCAGGACAGCCTCGGCCTCCGACAGGAGGGTGTACCTCGCCTGCGGATCCGGCTCGCGCTCGGCGCGGGCTAGGAGTTCGTCGAACCGCCCGCTGGAGTATCCCCGGTCGTTGTTTCCATCACCCGTTCGGTTGACATCGAGAAACGTCGTTGGATCAAGGTAATCGCCGTACCACGCGGCGCGAGAGATCATGAAGTTTCCTTTCTTCACGTCCTCCCGGAAGACCGCGACCTCACGCTGCCGCAACACCACGGCGACCCCAAGATCCCTCTGCCAGTCGCGCGCAATCGCCTGGGCCACTACGTCGTGCCCGGCATCACGATTGAAGAGCAGTTCGACGCTCGGAAACCCCTTGCCCTCGGGGTACCCCGCCTCGGCGAGCAGCCGCCTTGCCGCCTGGACGTCGTAGGGAAGCCCGGTCGGCGAGAGGTACCCATGAATCGCTCCTGGCGGGATCAGCGTTGACGCGGCGGGCTCGCCAAGGCGGCGGATTTCGTCGGTAATCCGTCGCTTGTCCACGCTCATCGCGAACGCGCGGCGCACGCGCGGATCCGCGAAGGGGTTCACCCGGCCATCGGGCAGCGTCGGGCGGCAGTTGAAGTTGTAGAAGTACGTTCCGAACGTGGGAAACGCGTGGATGTTCAGCCGCGGATCCGCCGGCAGCAACCGATCGATCTCGATCGGATCAACCCCGCGGGCGAC comes from the Phycisphaeraceae bacterium genome and includes:
- a CDS encoding DUF883 family protein; the protein is MTTSSHPAKASRSDEADLRNDLDSIKGDLVQLRVDFNELLRDASGVVKSRVHSAVDTAVAAGKENVHTLEKRIEERPLMAVGIALGVGALIGFMLRR
- a CDS encoding ABC transporter permease, with the protein product MIGLIARRLLALPLILAAVYTITLILAWSVPGNPLERPEGRRPPPEVIEMMQKQYNLDSFWGFYRSYLANASGASYLARAAAGGPRGGPVFDLGPSLNYPDWTVNEIIGSSLPVSMSLGAGAILIALVLGVGVGVVGAVRPGSAADHATLALSLIGISVPTFVVGTVLLLVFCVWIPLFPVANWGPRAAVLPALTLSLPFAAYIARLTRLGMIEALSSDFIRTARAKGLPESRVVLRHALKNALLPVLSFLGPAAAGAMTGSFVVEKVFSVPGMGQHFVNAVLNKDLFLIIGVVLVYAVMLILFNLIVDVLYRWVDPRIV